In Candidatus Nitrosotenuis uzonensis, one DNA window encodes the following:
- a CDS encoding glycerate kinase type-2 family protein gives MIKNKIRMCDNKTSDALEIIDAGLVAAQPKYFLRKFIKKNKLLVRSKTISLSKFRRIYLVSVGKAADSMTEFACTKINFDGGITIIPKNYKVKHIGKNIDIIHASHPIPDRCSVMAATFVIKLLQSLNPDDFVVFLISGGTSSLLALPWGVDLNQKKKTTEILLKSGASIHEVNAVRKHISAIKGGQILQHLKCQAASYVMSDVVGDDLNVIASGLTYCDNSTYADCLKIVTKYGLEKRLPPSVMRHLNAGVKGLLPETPKRPKIPNIIVATNADCLEAMAYKAKLLGYDTKILHSVHGPVNITAKKIIETFSFKKKSCLVFGGEPTVFVHGAGKGGRNQELVLRIAGNIKDNVVVASVGTDGIDGNTKHAGAVFSSASKNHIATYLKNNDSNSFFRKYGGLILTGPTHTNLMDIGLILSE, from the coding sequence GTGATTAAAAACAAAATACGTATGTGCGATAATAAAACAAGCGATGCGCTTGAAATAATAGACGCTGGTCTTGTGGCTGCACAACCAAAATATTTTCTTAGAAAATTCATAAAGAAAAACAAGCTTTTGGTAAGATCTAAAACCATATCTCTTTCAAAATTTCGCCGCATTTACTTGGTTTCAGTTGGTAAAGCTGCAGATAGCATGACAGAATTTGCTTGCACAAAAATAAATTTTGATGGTGGTATTACCATCATTCCTAAAAATTACAAAGTAAAACATATTGGAAAAAACATCGACATCATACATGCATCCCACCCAATCCCAGATCGTTGCAGTGTGATGGCTGCAACTTTTGTGATCAAATTATTACAGTCTTTGAACCCAGATGATTTCGTAGTGTTTTTGATATCTGGTGGTACATCGTCACTATTGGCGTTGCCATGGGGGGTGGACTTGAACCAAAAAAAGAAAACGACTGAAATTCTTTTAAAATCGGGCGCATCAATTCATGAAGTCAACGCTGTAAGAAAACACATTTCTGCAATCAAGGGAGGTCAAATACTGCAGCATCTTAAGTGCCAAGCAGCCTCATATGTAATGTCCGATGTGGTTGGCGATGATTTGAACGTCATAGCGTCCGGTCTTACATACTGTGACAACAGTACATATGCTGATTGCTTAAAAATAGTTACAAAATACGGGCTCGAAAAACGTCTTCCTCCTTCTGTAATGAGGCATCTCAATGCTGGCGTGAAAGGATTACTTCCCGAAACTCCAAAGAGGCCAAAAATCCCAAATATAATTGTGGCAACAAATGCTGATTGCTTGGAAGCTATGGCCTATAAAGCAAAATTGCTTGGATATGATACAAAAATATTGCATTCAGTACATGGCCCAGTAAACATAACCGCAAAGAAAATTATTGAAACCTTCTCATTTAAGAAAAAATCATGTCTCGTTTTTGGTGGCGAACCAACAGTATTTGTACACGGTGCTGGTAAAGGCGGACGCAATCAAGAACTTGTATTGCGTATTGCTGGAAATATCAAAGACAATGTTGTGGTTGCATCTGTTGGAACCGATGGAATTGATGGTAACACAAAACATGCCGGTGCGGTATTCTCATCTGCATCAAAAAATCACATCGCAACATATCTTAAAAATAATGACTCCAATTCGTTTTTTAGAAAATATGGTGGACTTATATTGACAGGACCAACTCATACTAATTTGATGGATATTGGGTTGATTTTAAGTGAGTAG
- a CDS encoding arginase family protein yields MKKGKKDLKICWANAKSIEQSDIIVIGIPDESGSHSVQMGTAMAPDTIRKISNTRDVYYEKEFLCLAHPVNGLGSAEIYDYGNIKKSHIAQTFESILSFPKIPISIGGDHSITTHILKAFAKKYGKISLVYFDAHPDFVSHTRNYYGSVITDSLDYIDVKTSLQIGIRSPEEEEITNLKKSGLNVITPFDIVEKGVDYTSKLISDTIKENTYISFDMDCLDPAYAPGVSVPVPMGLHTQDAVYFIKKITSKMIGMDIMEVCPAHDLNNVTSHLASRLIGETISSCKV; encoded by the coding sequence GTGAAAAAAGGCAAAAAAGATCTCAAAATCTGCTGGGCAAACGCCAAAAGTATTGAACAATCAGATATCATAGTAATAGGAATACCTGATGAATCAGGTTCACACTCTGTGCAGATGGGTACTGCAATGGCCCCAGACACGATACGAAAAATATCAAATACAAGAGATGTCTATTATGAGAAAGAATTCCTGTGTCTTGCTCACCCGGTAAATGGACTTGGGTCGGCTGAGATTTATGACTATGGGAATATCAAGAAAAGCCACATAGCACAGACCTTTGAGAGTATTCTTTCATTCCCAAAAATACCGATATCTATCGGGGGTGATCATTCCATTACTACCCACATTCTTAAGGCATTTGCTAAAAAATATGGTAAAATATCATTAGTTTATTTCGATGCACATCCAGATTTTGTCTCACATACACGCAATTATTATGGCTCTGTAATCACAGATTCGTTAGATTACATAGATGTAAAAACTAGCCTGCAGATAGGCATCAGGAGCCCAGAAGAAGAAGAGATAACTAACCTGAAAAAATCTGGGCTCAATGTGATTACACCCTTTGATATTGTAGAAAAAGGGGTAGATTATACTTCAAAACTAATCTCAGATACAATAAAAGAGAATACATACATCTCATTTGACATGGACTGCCTGGATCCGGCGTACGCTCCAGGAGTTTCAGTACCCGTTCCAATGGGTCTCCACACACAGGATGCCGTGTATTTTATCAAGAAAATTACCTCTAAAATGATTGGAATGGATATAATGGAGGTATGTCCTGCACACGATCTGAACAATGTAACCTCACATCTTGCATCAAGGCTGATTGGTGAGACTATTTCTTCGTGTAAGGTATAA
- a CDS encoding iron-containing alcohol dehydrogenase, with amino-acid sequence MHTIKIPKIIHFGENALSEAEYPRNALVVTTAPPPISEKWLGKMGIKDYMLFDKVEPEPSIETVKTVISQFKDKNPSCVIGLGGGSSLDVAKYSGAEMKLEKILIPTTFGTGAEMTTYCVLKFDGKKKLLREDRFLADRAVVDAYFMEGTPEQIIKNSVCDACAQATEGYDSKLGNEFTRTMCKEAFEVLYDAIMNDKPENYPYGSMISGIGFGNCSTTLGHALSYVFSNEGVPHGYSLSSCTTVAHKFNKSIFYDRFKEVVEKLKFDRLTLKTPLDQAADVVMTDRGHLDPNPRPVSKEDVIQCLKDIVEGRL; translated from the coding sequence ATGCACACAATCAAAATTCCAAAAATTATTCATTTTGGAGAAAACGCACTCTCAGAAGCAGAATATCCACGAAATGCACTTGTGGTAACAACTGCACCACCGCCAATATCTGAAAAATGGTTAGGCAAGATGGGAATCAAAGACTACATGTTGTTTGACAAAGTAGAGCCAGAACCGTCAATTGAAACAGTAAAAACGGTAATATCACAGTTCAAGGACAAAAACCCATCGTGTGTAATAGGTCTTGGTGGCGGCAGCTCACTAGATGTTGCAAAATACTCTGGAGCCGAGATGAAGTTAGAGAAAATACTAATTCCGACTACTTTTGGAACAGGTGCAGAGATGACAACATACTGCGTGCTCAAGTTTGACGGAAAGAAAAAACTTCTTCGTGAAGATCGATTTCTTGCAGACAGAGCAGTAGTAGATGCATATTTCATGGAGGGAACACCCGAACAAATAATCAAGAACTCAGTATGCGATGCATGTGCACAAGCGACCGAAGGATACGATAGCAAACTTGGCAATGAATTCACTCGAACTATGTGTAAGGAAGCATTCGAAGTTCTTTATGATGCAATCATGAACGACAAGCCTGAAAACTATCCATACGGTTCAATGATATCTGGAATTGGATTTGGTAATTGTTCTACCACGCTAGGACATGCTCTATCATACGTGTTCTCAAATGAGGGAGTTCCACATGGCTACTCACTGTCATCGTGTACTACAGTAGCGCACAAGTTCAACAAGTCTATTTTCTATGATAGATTCAAGGAGGTTGTTGAAAAGCTAAAGTTCGACAGACTTACCCTGAAGACACCACTTGATCAGGCAGCAGATGTAGTTATGACAGACAGAGGTCATCTTGATCCAAACCCAAGGCCAGTTTCAAAAGAAGACGTCATTCAGTGCCTTAAAGACATAGTAGAAGGAAGGCTCTAA
- a CDS encoding LLM class flavin-dependent oxidoreductase, whose amino-acid sequence MLKFGIQNGLNVARAGFSEDQILTACILADRTGYDSIWYMDHSNVPQWSKATVLDPWVMLSAIAATTQKVELGTCVTDAIRRHPSNIALAAITLDRISKGRGTLGIGAGEAQNLKEFNIPFDNPVSKWEEQLQVIKLLYGSSPEHRVDFEGKYYKLTQACLQAKPIRKPHPPIYMAAGGQRTLKMTGKYGDGWLPIGYTPELFEDHAKTIKASMKEEGRTQEEQDNFQYALDIDVYFSEDAEESWAKMKEAVKVSLFKPEVLRVHNIKQIEGFDFKKYFTEYSMSNQDWIIKMREGATTIPDAVARSSVAVGTPDDVIPVFERFIKAGVNHFVIRFWGSNYFGSIDKFASKVMPYFKEKHK is encoded by the coding sequence ATGCTCAAGTTCGGAATACAGAACGGCTTAAACGTGGCTCGTGCAGGATTTAGTGAAGATCAGATTCTTACAGCGTGTATTCTTGCTGACAGGACAGGTTACGATTCAATTTGGTATATGGATCATTCTAATGTTCCACAATGGTCAAAAGCTACAGTCCTTGATCCTTGGGTAATGCTTTCTGCAATAGCTGCAACTACGCAAAAAGTGGAACTTGGGACTTGTGTTACAGATGCAATTAGAAGACATCCGTCAAATATTGCACTTGCTGCAATTACACTAGATAGAATATCAAAGGGCAGGGGCACGTTAGGAATAGGTGCAGGTGAAGCTCAAAATCTAAAAGAATTCAACATACCATTTGACAATCCAGTAAGCAAGTGGGAAGAACAGCTTCAAGTAATCAAGCTGTTGTATGGGTCATCGCCTGAACACCGGGTTGATTTTGAAGGTAAATACTATAAACTAACACAGGCATGTCTTCAAGCGAAGCCAATTAGAAAACCACACCCACCAATATACATGGCGGCAGGGGGTCAACGTACATTAAAGATGACAGGAAAGTATGGAGATGGCTGGCTACCAATAGGATATACACCAGAACTATTCGAAGACCATGCAAAAACAATCAAAGCATCCATGAAGGAAGAAGGTAGAACGCAAGAAGAACAAGATAATTTCCAATATGCCTTGGATATCGATGTGTATTTTTCAGAAGATGCTGAAGAATCATGGGCAAAAATGAAAGAAGCCGTGAAGGTTAGTCTCTTCAAGCCAGAAGTGTTACGGGTTCACAACATAAAACAAATAGAGGGATTTGATTTTAAGAAATACTTTACCGAGTACTCGATGTCAAATCAAGATTGGATTATAAAAATGCGTGAGGGGGCAACCACGATTCCAGATGCAGTGGCAAGATCATCAGTAGCGGTAGGAACCCCAGATGACGTAATTCCAGTATTTGAGAGATTCATAAAAGCTGGAGTGAATCACTTTGTGATCAGGTTCTGGGGTTCAAATTATTTTGGTTCTATTGACAAGTTTGCCTCAAAAGTAATGCCATACTTTAAAGAAAAGCACAAGTAA
- a CDS encoding HD domain-containing protein: protein MTILEDAESFARIRNADIPFCKSIVFRLKSVGVGDEKILCTAYLQNTGSNFEEIFQRFGREVAIIVASIAKDKSLPKAVQEEQYVKQLQNAPWESVLVKLCEISANMKFIKESDMSRTKRTKLLKQNMHHLSILRKQIIKNRARTPGIEKLLDGVNETLLYFKQRPLSI from the coding sequence TTGACAATACTTGAGGATGCCGAATCATTTGCACGTATCAGAAATGCAGATATTCCATTCTGTAAAAGCATAGTGTTCAGGCTCAAGTCCGTAGGAGTAGGTGATGAAAAGATACTATGTACTGCTTATTTACAGAATACAGGGTCAAATTTTGAGGAGATTTTTCAGAGATTTGGACGAGAGGTAGCAATTATTGTGGCATCCATAGCAAAAGACAAGTCTTTGCCTAAAGCAGTGCAAGAAGAGCAATATGTAAAACAGCTACAAAATGCACCGTGGGAATCTGTTTTAGTCAAACTTTGCGAGATATCAGCAAACATGAAATTCATAAAAGAATCAGACATGTCACGAACTAAACGTACCAAATTACTTAAGCAAAACATGCACCATTTGAGCATACTTAGAAAACAGATCATTAAGAATCGCGCTAGAACCCCAGGTATTGAAAAACTCCTTGACGGCGTGAATGAGACGTTACTGTACTTTAAGCAAAGGCCACTATCAATATAA
- a CDS encoding pyridoxamine 5'-phosphate oxidase family protein → MQLLGRLEIKSKQKIIEFLNKEHIGRIASMDRDGFPQIIPMNFVFVNDAIYMHSHTRGEKIENIKRDPKVGFEIDRELEFLPSYFSSPTDASQADTLYISVVIKGYGTIVSKNDEKSMALNALMEKYQPEGGYERITPDMPVVDEVAIIKVVPQTMRGKYKIGQHLDKNARKNLAKKIFERNSSTALETLQIMGFKVTESNLEMVEEPVW, encoded by the coding sequence GTGCAGCTTTTAGGCAGATTGGAGATAAAATCAAAGCAGAAAATAATAGAATTTCTCAATAAAGAGCACATAGGTAGAATTGCATCAATGGATAGAGATGGCTTTCCACAAATAATACCAATGAATTTTGTTTTTGTCAATGATGCCATCTACATGCATTCGCATACGCGTGGTGAGAAAATTGAGAACATAAAACGCGATCCAAAAGTTGGGTTTGAGATAGATCGAGAGCTAGAATTTCTTCCATCATATTTTAGCTCCCCTACAGATGCATCACAAGCAGACACACTATACATCAGTGTGGTCATCAAAGGTTATGGAACTATAGTGTCAAAAAATGATGAGAAATCCATGGCTCTAAACGCATTGATGGAAAAATATCAGCCTGAAGGGGGTTATGAGAGGATAACACCAGACATGCCAGTTGTTGACGAAGTTGCCATCATCAAGGTTGTGCCTCAAACTATGAGAGGAAAGTACAAGATAGGACAGCATTTGGATAAAAATGCGAGAAAGAATCTTGCAAAAAAAATCTTTGAGCGAAATTCTTCAACCGCGTTAGAGACATTGCAAATCATGGGTTTCAAGGTTACAGAAAGCAATCTTGAAATGGTAGAAGAGCCAGTTTGGTAA
- the uvrB gene encoding excinuclease ABC subunit UvrB — protein sequence MLQQIHRFYLESDFKPTGDQPQAISKLVEGIRKNKTQTLLGVTGSGKTFTIANAIANTGKNTLVISHNKTLAAQLYSELKQFFPKNNVGYFVSYYDYYQPESYIPQTDTYIEKDTQINEKIEKMRLEATAMLLSGEPTIIVATVSCIYSLGSPKDWEEMATTISIENQNSRTEIIKRLINARYERNDTELAPGNFRVKGDTIDIIPAYSEDVIRISMFGDKVEKITVLDHITLKEKRKLQSIKIFPAKHYLIANDVRQKAIKSIRDELKERLPQLNELERQRLEMRTKFDLEMIEELGYCSGIENYSRHFDGRKPGEKAFCLLDFFGNDFLLVIDESHVTIPQLHAMYGGDYTRKKSLVEYGFRLPSAFDNRPLKFEEFEQYIQNCIFVSATPSEYEKEKSSQIVEQLVRPTGLIDPQVQVKPTKNQMDDLISEIIERVKKNQRVLVTTLTKRMAEDLAEYFSKKEIKVRYLHSEIEGLQRTELIRQLRLGEFDVLVGINLLREGLDIPEVSLVAILDADKEGFLRNYTSLIQTFGRAARNVNGSVILYADIMTRSMKAAIDETERRRAKQIEYNKKHKITPKTIIKSIPKQVTSFDDLKNKTQHDLNRDAIEIEAMMKKYAEELDFERAIECRDRLRRIQIEVEKKNAR from the coding sequence ATGTTGCAGCAGATACATAGATTTTATCTAGAATCAGACTTCAAGCCCACTGGTGATCAACCTCAAGCAATATCAAAGCTTGTAGAAGGAATAAGAAAAAACAAGACACAGACCTTGTTGGGGGTTACTGGAAGTGGCAAGACGTTCACCATTGCAAACGCAATCGCAAATACTGGGAAGAATACACTTGTCATATCTCATAACAAGACCCTTGCGGCACAGCTATACTCTGAGTTAAAGCAATTCTTCCCAAAAAACAACGTGGGGTATTTTGTATCATATTATGACTACTATCAGCCAGAAAGCTACATTCCTCAGACAGACACATACATAGAAAAAGATACGCAGATAAACGAAAAAATCGAGAAAATGCGTCTTGAAGCCACCGCTATGCTTCTTTCTGGCGAGCCTACAATTATTGTTGCAACAGTTTCCTGCATCTATTCACTTGGCTCACCAAAAGATTGGGAAGAAATGGCCACTACAATAAGTATTGAGAATCAGAATTCTCGTACAGAGATAATTAAAAGACTGATTAATGCCAGGTACGAACGGAATGATACTGAATTAGCCCCAGGCAATTTTAGAGTGAAAGGAGATACCATAGATATCATTCCAGCATATTCTGAAGATGTCATTAGAATTTCTATGTTTGGGGATAAAGTAGAAAAGATCACTGTACTTGACCACATAACATTAAAGGAAAAGCGTAAGTTACAGTCAATCAAAATATTTCCTGCAAAACATTATCTAATTGCAAATGATGTGAGACAAAAAGCTATCAAATCAATTAGAGATGAGCTTAAAGAACGACTTCCACAACTAAACGAGCTTGAACGACAGCGATTGGAAATGCGCACTAAATTTGACTTGGAGATGATTGAAGAATTAGGATATTGTTCAGGAATTGAAAATTATTCACGGCATTTTGATGGAAGAAAACCTGGTGAGAAAGCATTTTGTTTATTAGATTTTTTCGGAAATGATTTTTTGCTAGTAATTGACGAATCACATGTCACAATACCACAACTACACGCCATGTATGGGGGCGACTATACTAGAAAAAAATCTCTCGTAGAGTATGGTTTCAGACTACCAAGTGCTTTTGACAATAGACCACTAAAGTTTGAAGAATTTGAACAATATATTCAAAACTGTATTTTTGTTTCAGCTACACCATCAGAATATGAAAAAGAAAAATCATCGCAGATTGTCGAACAGCTAGTCAGACCCACAGGACTTATAGATCCACAAGTACAAGTAAAGCCAACAAAAAATCAAATGGATGATCTCATATCTGAAATCATCGAACGCGTGAAAAAGAATCAGCGTGTGCTTGTAACAACACTTACAAAAAGAATGGCAGAGGATTTAGCAGAATATTTCTCAAAAAAAGAAATCAAAGTAAGATACCTTCACTCTGAAATTGAAGGATTGCAAAGAACAGAATTGATAAGGCAGTTAAGACTAGGCGAATTTGATGTTCTAGTAGGCATAAATCTGTTGAGAGAGGGCCTAGATATTCCTGAAGTTTCCCTTGTTGCGATACTTGATGCCGATAAGGAAGGATTTCTAAGAAACTATACTAGTCTGATCCAAACTTTTGGTAGAGCTGCCAGAAATGTCAATGGTTCCGTCATACTGTACGCAGACATTATGACGAGATCAATGAAAGCTGCAATTGATGAAACAGAACGCAGGCGGGCAAAACAGATAGAGTATAATAAAAAACACAAGATAACGCCAAAGACCATAATAAAGTCAATACCAAAACAAGTTACGTCATTTGACGATTTAAAGAACAAGACCCAGCATGATTTGAATAGAGATGCAATAGAAATCGAAGCCATGATGAAAAAATATGCCGAGGAGCTTGATTTTGAGAGAGCCATAGAGTGCAGAGACAGGCTACGAAGGATACAGATAGAGGTGGAAAAAAAGAATGCACGATAG
- the uvrA gene encoding excinuclease ABC subunit UvrA codes for MHDRLKIRGARHHNLKNLNLDIPKNKLVVISGLSGSGKSTLAFDTIYAEGQRRYVESLSAYARQFLEMMDKPDVDSIEGLSPAISIQQKTTSKNPRSTVGTTTEIYDYLRLLYARIGIPHCPKCGRKISNQSIESICESIFKDFAERQILILAPLVQRKKGTYEKLFEQIKKDGYSRARVDSQIILLEDEIPSLDRQKWHNIEIIVDRLTASKSEKSRLFEAIQTALKAAKGSVLISSEKEERIFSQNNACPYCGITIGEIEPRTFSFNSPFGSCKACHGLGIKMEFDADLVIPDKNKSILDGAIVPWNGRFSSFRKQELKAVGKKFGFDLMTPINKMTKEQIHAILYGTDQRIHFQYESQSSDSFWEYTNAFEGVLNTLHRLFMDTDSESKRDWLKQFMRDIPCNECNGRKLKPEALAVKINGVGIFDVCDMSIDECYDFFKTIKLTETEKYIAKDVLKEIIERLEFLKNVGLNYLTLNRQSSTLSGGESQRIRLATQIGSNLTGVLYVLDEPTIGLHQRDNARLIKTLIKLRDLGNTIIVVEHDEEVIRNADWIIDLGPGAGIHGGNVVFEGTVEQILNNHKSVTGDYLKDKNLIRLANKTRNQSGKIIVKGAAENNLKNITVEFPLGLLVTVTGVSGSGKSTLVNEILLKALTAQFYKTTEKPGKHAGISGTENIDKVIAIDQSPIGRTPRSNPATYIGVFTHIRDLFANTEIAKERGYLPGQFSFNVADGRCFACEGDGVKKIEMQFLSDVYVRCDECKGKRYNSETLSVLYKGKSIADVLDMTVEEALSFFENIPSIKRMLQTIFDVGLGYIKLGQSSTTLSGGEAQRVKLASELSKRDTGKTLYILDEPTTGLHFADVQKLLDVLNRLANLGNTVVVIEHNMDIIRNSDWIIDLGPEGGDKGGSVIAAGPPHEVAKNPKSYTGRYLKKLIN; via the coding sequence ATGCACGATAGACTAAAGATCCGCGGCGCAAGACATCATAATCTAAAAAATCTCAATCTAGATATCCCGAAGAACAAGCTAGTAGTAATATCAGGATTATCAGGATCAGGCAAATCCACTCTTGCGTTTGATACCATATATGCTGAAGGGCAGAGAAGATATGTCGAATCTTTGTCTGCATACGCAAGACAGTTTTTGGAAATGATGGATAAGCCTGATGTCGATTCTATAGAAGGGCTCTCACCCGCAATATCAATTCAGCAGAAGACGACCTCAAAGAACCCACGTTCCACGGTTGGTACCACTACAGAAATTTATGATTACCTCAGATTGCTGTATGCAAGAATTGGCATTCCACATTGTCCAAAATGTGGCAGAAAAATATCAAACCAGTCTATCGAGTCAATATGCGAATCAATTTTCAAAGATTTTGCAGAAAGACAGATTCTGATATTAGCACCGCTAGTTCAAAGAAAAAAAGGAACTTATGAGAAACTCTTTGAACAAATAAAAAAAGACGGTTATTCTCGTGCACGAGTAGACAGTCAGATCATACTCTTGGAAGATGAAATACCTTCACTAGACAGACAAAAATGGCACAATATTGAGATAATAGTAGATAGGCTGACCGCATCAAAGTCTGAAAAATCGCGGCTTTTTGAAGCGATACAAACTGCACTAAAGGCAGCAAAAGGCTCCGTTCTCATTTCATCCGAAAAAGAAGAAAGAATATTCTCGCAGAATAATGCCTGTCCATATTGTGGGATAACAATTGGAGAGATAGAGCCAAGGACATTTTCCTTTAATTCACCATTTGGCTCATGTAAGGCATGTCATGGCCTTGGAATAAAGATGGAGTTTGACGCAGATCTTGTTATACCAGATAAAAACAAGTCAATACTCGATGGAGCGATAGTTCCATGGAATGGCAGATTTTCATCATTTAGAAAACAGGAGCTGAAGGCAGTAGGAAAAAAATTTGGCTTCGATTTGATGACCCCAATCAACAAAATGACAAAAGAACAAATTCATGCAATACTATACGGAACCGATCAACGAATTCATTTTCAGTATGAATCGCAGTCAAGTGACTCCTTTTGGGAGTATACTAACGCTTTTGAAGGCGTACTTAACACACTGCACAGATTGTTTATGGATACAGATTCCGAATCAAAAAGAGACTGGCTCAAACAATTCATGCGCGACATACCATGTAACGAATGCAATGGGAGAAAACTAAAACCCGAAGCATTAGCAGTTAAGATAAACGGAGTTGGGATTTTTGATGTATGCGATATGTCAATTGATGAATGTTATGATTTTTTCAAGACAATAAAATTAACGGAAACTGAAAAATACATAGCAAAAGATGTTTTGAAAGAGATCATAGAAAGACTAGAATTTCTAAAAAATGTAGGATTGAACTATCTTACTTTGAACAGACAAAGCAGTACACTTTCTGGAGGTGAATCTCAAAGAATAAGACTTGCAACTCAAATTGGCTCTAATTTAACTGGAGTATTGTATGTACTTGACGAACCTACAATAGGACTGCATCAGAGAGATAACGCACGTTTGATAAAGACGTTGATAAAGTTAAGGGATCTTGGCAATACAATTATCGTAGTAGAACACGATGAAGAAGTCATACGTAATGCGGATTGGATAATTGATTTGGGTCCTGGTGCAGGCATTCACGGCGGTAATGTTGTCTTTGAAGGAACTGTAGAACAGATCTTAAACAACCACAAGTCAGTGACAGGGGATTATCTAAAAGACAAAAATCTAATAAGACTAGCGAATAAAACTCGCAATCAGAGCGGCAAGATAATAGTGAAGGGCGCCGCAGAAAACAATCTAAAAAATATAACAGTAGAATTCCCACTAGGACTTCTTGTTACGGTTACAGGCGTTTCAGGCTCTGGAAAATCCACTTTAGTGAACGAAATTCTGTTAAAGGCACTTACTGCACAATTTTATAAAACAACCGAAAAGCCTGGAAAGCATGCAGGAATATCAGGTACAGAAAACATTGACAAGGTCATCGCAATAGATCAATCCCCAATAGGCAGAACGCCAAGATCAAACCCAGCTACGTACATTGGTGTGTTTACACACATACGAGACCTGTTTGCCAATACAGAAATTGCAAAGGAACGCGGATATTTGCCAGGCCAGTTTTCATTCAATGTGGCAGATGGCAGATGTTTTGCGTGTGAGGGAGACGGTGTTAAAAAAATCGAGATGCAATTTCTATCAGATGTCTATGTAAGATGCGATGAATGTAAAGGTAAACGATACAATTCAGAAACATTATCTGTGCTATACAAGGGCAAGAGCATTGCCGATGTATTAGATATGACAGTCGAGGAAGCACTGTCATTTTTTGAAAACATTCCATCGATTAAGAGAATGTTGCAAACGATATTCGATGTCGGGCTTGGTTACATTAAGCTCGGACAATCATCTACTACGCTCTCAGGAGGTGAAGCGCAAAGAGTCAAGCTTGCATCAGAACTATCAAAACGCGATACTGGTAAGACGTTATACATCCTAGATGAGCCCACCACAGGACTACATTTTGCGGATGTACAGAAGCTATTAGACGTATTGAACAGATTAGCAAATCTTGGAAACACGGTGGTGGTGATCGAACACAATATGGATATAATCAGAAACTCTGATTGGATAATTGATTTAGGTCCAGAGGGAGGGGATAAAGGTGGCAGTGTAATTGCCGCCGGTCCACCGCATGAAGTTGCAAAAAATCCTAAAAGCTACACAGGCAGATACCTCAAGAAATTGATAAATTGA